Genomic window (Candidatus Desulfofervidus auxilii):
ATAAAGAAGTCAAAGAACAAATTGCTGTCCAAACTAAATATGGAGGCATTGTTAAACAAGCGCCAGTAATTATCGCTGTTTTTGTAGACAAAAATGCCATGTATCATGAAGTTAAAGATCATCAAGCCATGGGAGCTTGTATTCAAAATATGCTTTTGGCCATTCATGCCTTAG
Coding sequences:
- a CDS encoding nitroreductase family protein; protein product: MDNPVLKAIYSRRSVREYTDQSVSREIILEIIKAGTWAPSGLNNQPWRFAIVWDKEVKEQIAVQTKYGGIVKQAPVIIAVFVDKNAMYHEVKDHQAMGACIQNMLLAIHAL